A portion of the Vicia villosa cultivar HV-30 ecotype Madison, WI unplaced genomic scaffold, Vvil1.0 ctg.002310F_1_1, whole genome shotgun sequence genome contains these proteins:
- the LOC131638403 gene encoding protein INAPERTURATE POLLEN1-like has product MLKSVFTRQKQHTSPRPFKEYYTEWFNTLKNNHLPLLRRSISGDSLTLLSTHVELLHQHFQSYYQALDAAATTDASQILNQDWRNSLEKPLLWISDIHPFVFTNLARSFLEDEEMESDENMSGSISSDRPWQISMAWRNPSETLITRMEQIECGLKSIVPTLNERIARAEGGFLDRVVGDWFSCRDRSDNKGKVAVGNDVKAYMEEFVSVFLYANRLRRSVLVDIISAASVYQSALFLEGLSKFLIGLKDHDLVNSVEHSKSFCFDHGKDHKEFCGSRCH; this is encoded by the coding sequence ATGCTGAAATCAGTATTCACCAGACAGAAGCAACACACATCACCACGTCCATTCAAAGAGTACTACACAGAATGGTTCAACACCCTCAAAAACAACCACCTCCCGTTGCTCCGTCGCTCGATCTCCGGCGACTCATTAACCCTTCTCTCAACCCACGTTGAGCTTCTCCACCAGCATTTCCAATCTTACTACCAAGCCCTCGACGCGGCCGCTACAACCGATGCTTCGCAGATTCTCAACCAAGACTGGCGTAACTCCTTGGAAAAGCCTCTCCTTTGGATCTCCGACATCCACCCTTTCGTCTTCACAAACCTCGCTCGGTCTTTTCTTGAGGACGAAGAAATGGAATCAGACGAAAACATGTCTGGTTCGATCTCTTCTGATCGTCCGTGGCAGATATCCATGGCGTGGAGGAACCCGTCGGAGACTTTGATAACGCGCATGGAACAGATCGAATGCGGGCTGAAATCCATCGTCCCAACGCTGAACGAAAGGATAGCACGCGCGGAAGGAGGATTCCTTGACCGTGTTGTCGGAGACTGGTTTTCGTGTAGGGATCGCAGCGATAATAAAGGGAAAGTTGCTGTGGGAAATGATGTGAAGGCTTACATGGAAGAGTTTGTAAGTGTTTTTCTCTATGCAAACAGATTGAGGAGAAGTGTTCTTGTTGATATTATTAGTGCTGCTTCTGTTTATCAATCTGCTTTGTTTCTTGAAGGGTTGTCCAAGTTTCTTATTGGGTTGAAAGATCATGATTTGGTTAATTCTGTTGAACATTCCAAGAGTTTTTGCTTTGATCATGGTAAGGATCATAAAGAGTTTTGTGGTTCAAGGTGTCACTGA